A portion of the Streptomyces sp. YPW6 genome contains these proteins:
- a CDS encoding amino acid ABC transporter ATP-binding protein, whose product MSGVSVTKAAEDAAPAANDLVVLSNVNKHFGALHVLQDIDLTIARGEVVVVIGPSGSGKSTLCRTINRLETVDSGAISIDGKPLPQEGKELARLRADVGMVFQSFNLFAHKTVLENVMLGQVKVRKADKKAAEEKARTLLDRVGVGVQADKYPAQLSGGQQQRVAIARALAMDPKVMLFDEPTSALDPEMINEVLEVMQQLARDGMTMIVVTHEMGFARSAANRVVFMADGKIVEEATPEQFFSNPRSDRAKDFLSKILHH is encoded by the coding sequence ATGAGCGGAGTTTCAGTGACCAAGGCCGCCGAGGATGCCGCGCCCGCGGCGAACGACCTGGTCGTACTGAGCAACGTCAACAAGCACTTCGGCGCGCTGCATGTGCTCCAGGACATCGACCTGACCATCGCCCGTGGCGAGGTCGTGGTCGTCATCGGGCCTTCCGGGTCCGGCAAGTCCACGCTGTGCCGCACGATCAACCGCTTGGAGACGGTCGATTCGGGAGCGATCTCGATCGACGGAAAGCCGCTGCCCCAGGAGGGCAAGGAGCTGGCCAGGCTGCGTGCCGACGTGGGCATGGTCTTCCAGTCGTTCAATCTCTTCGCACACAAGACGGTGCTGGAGAACGTCATGCTGGGCCAGGTCAAGGTCCGCAAGGCCGACAAGAAGGCCGCGGAGGAGAAGGCCCGGACCCTGCTCGACCGGGTGGGCGTCGGCGTACAGGCCGACAAGTACCCGGCGCAACTCTCCGGCGGTCAGCAGCAACGCGTCGCGATCGCACGGGCGTTGGCGATGGACCCGAAGGTCATGCTCTTCGACGAGCCCACGTCGGCGCTCGACCCGGAGATGATCAACGAGGTCCTCGAAGTCATGCAGCAGCTGGCCAGGGACGGGATGACGATGATCGTCGTCACCCATGAGATGGGCTTCGCCCGTTCCGCCGCCAACCGCGTCGTGTTCATGGCGGACGGGAAGATCGTCGAAGAGGCGACGCCCGAACAGTTCTTCAGCAACCCGCGCAGCGACCGGGCCAAGGACTTCCTGTCGAAGATCCTTCACCACTGA
- a CDS encoding class III extradiol dioxygenase subunit B-like domain-containing protein, producing the protein MLVAAAVCPCPPLLVPEVAAGAAPELDAARDACLDAVGVLAAARPDLLVVVGPGDSPSGPGEHPAVGPYPPGAHGSFRGVGVDLDVRLGHAPEGGTTAGRPLPQSLTVGAWLLGRARWEDAPVEGLALLQTAAPQDCAEAGRAVAARADRVALLVMGDGSACRTLKAPGYLDDRAAAFDARATEALGSADLDAVAALDATLAHELKAAGRAPWQLLGGAARGAGLDGRLLYEDAPYGVGYTVATWS; encoded by the coding sequence ATGCTTGTCGCCGCCGCCGTCTGCCCCTGCCCGCCGCTCCTCGTGCCCGAGGTCGCCGCCGGGGCCGCCCCCGAGCTCGACGCCGCGCGTGACGCGTGCCTGGACGCCGTGGGCGTGCTCGCCGCCGCGCGACCGGACCTGCTCGTCGTCGTCGGGCCCGGAGACAGCCCGTCCGGACCCGGCGAGCACCCGGCCGTCGGGCCCTACCCGCCCGGCGCTCACGGCTCCTTCCGGGGCGTCGGCGTGGACCTCGACGTGAGGCTCGGCCATGCGCCCGAGGGCGGCACGACGGCGGGCCGTCCGTTGCCGCAGTCCCTCACGGTGGGCGCCTGGCTGCTGGGCCGGGCCCGCTGGGAGGACGCTCCCGTCGAAGGGCTCGCCCTTCTGCAGACTGCGGCTCCGCAGGACTGCGCGGAGGCCGGCCGCGCCGTCGCCGCGCGCGCCGACCGGGTCGCGCTCCTGGTGATGGGCGACGGCAGCGCCTGCCGCACCCTCAAGGCGCCCGGCTACCTCGACGACCGGGCCGCCGCGTTCGACGCCCGCGCCACCGAGGCGCTCGGCTCCGCGGACCTCGACGCCGTCGCCGCGCTCGACGCCACGCTCGCCCACGAGCTCAAGGCGGCCGGCCGGGCCCCCTGGCAGCTGCTGGGTGGTGCCGCGCGGGGCGCGGGGCTCGATGGACGGCTGCTGTACGAGGACGCCCCCTACGGCGTGGGGTACACCGTCGCCACCTGGTCCTGA
- a CDS encoding TAXI family TRAP transporter solute-binding subunit encodes MHHALSRFGRRRTLQTGAALTVVLGLLAWWLLPDGDDGAPSGPLTFSTGVPSGVYQRYGERLEDALAKDMPQVSVRLRISEGSQQNLARVATGEADFTIATADAVATYLRDGRPGAQRLRGCVRLYDDYVQLVVPRDSGIRSASDLRGKRVGVGQEGSGVRLVADRLLKAAGLDPADDITPVPVGIDTMPVRLTQGQLDAFFWSGGLPTAAVQELSERFDVRLVPLEAGLVAKLQAATGPTRFYRSAMMPADAYPEAQQGQSVPTVAVPNLLVTTDRTDAAMTEAFTRTVINSRDRIGREVHAAQLVDLRTAIYTDPLDVHEGAKAYYRSVKP; translated from the coding sequence ATGCACCACGCTCTGTCCCGATTCGGCCGCCGGCGGACCCTGCAGACGGGCGCCGCCCTCACGGTCGTGCTCGGGCTGCTCGCGTGGTGGCTCCTGCCCGACGGGGACGACGGGGCCCCGAGCGGCCCGCTCACGTTCTCCACGGGAGTGCCCAGCGGGGTCTACCAGCGGTACGGGGAGCGGCTCGAGGACGCACTGGCCAAGGACATGCCTCAGGTGTCCGTACGGCTGCGGATCAGCGAGGGCTCGCAGCAGAACCTCGCCCGGGTGGCGACGGGCGAGGCGGACTTCACCATCGCGACGGCCGACGCCGTGGCCACCTATCTGCGCGACGGCAGACCGGGGGCCCAGCGGCTGCGCGGCTGCGTCCGCCTGTACGACGACTACGTCCAACTGGTCGTGCCCCGGGACTCCGGCATCCGCAGCGCCTCCGATCTGCGGGGCAAGCGGGTGGGTGTGGGCCAGGAGGGCTCCGGAGTGCGGCTGGTCGCCGACCGGCTGCTCAAGGCGGCCGGGCTCGATCCGGCCGACGACATCACCCCGGTGCCGGTGGGCATCGACACCATGCCCGTACGGCTGACGCAGGGCCAACTGGACGCGTTCTTCTGGTCGGGCGGCCTGCCGACGGCGGCCGTGCAGGAGCTGTCGGAGCGCTTCGACGTCCGACTGGTGCCGCTGGAGGCCGGCCTGGTCGCGAAGTTGCAGGCGGCGACCGGCCCGACCCGTTTCTACCGGTCGGCCATGATGCCCGCCGACGCCTATCCGGAGGCCCAGCAGGGCCAGTCGGTGCCCACGGTCGCCGTCCCCAATCTGCTCGTCACCACCGACCGCACGGACGCGGCCATGACCGAGGCCTTCACCCGGACGGTGATCAACAGCCGGGACCGGATCGGACGTGAGGTCCACGCGGCGCAGCTGGTGGACCTGCGGACGGCGATCTACACGGACCCGCTGGACGTGCACGAAGGAGCCAAGGCCTACTACCGCTCGGTGAAGCCGTGA
- a CDS encoding HAMP domain-containing sensor histidine kinase, producing MRSRLLPLLIVLMAAVLVTLGFPLAISMAAAEQQRLVIDRIDDTARFAALAQAITDASPDGDERRRTLQTDLEVYASVYDIRVGVFFQDDRALAKAPRDWTLPAEGEGRTAFDEALLGRRSHDPPQVWPWRDGRVVVASPVVRDGDVVAVVVIDSPTGEMRSRILRTWLLIGLGEALALLVAVGAAVRLTGWVLLPVRTLDAATRDIAGGRMRSRVAASAGPPELRHLARSFNEMADNVEDVLEQQRAFVADASHQLRNPLAALLLRIELLALELPEGNEEVAAVRTEGKRLARVLDDLLDLALAEHAEADLQLIDIVPLTAERVASWRPMAEREDVRFTLLGAPAATAWADPVALSSALDAVIDNALKFTPAGEDVTVTVVADTRTATVVVADRGPGLSEAELERVGDRFWRSTRHQNVSGSGLGLSISRVLLAAGGGSIAYAHHPPHGLRVTVSLPRERPGG from the coding sequence GTGCGCTCCCGCCTCCTCCCGCTGCTCATCGTCCTGATGGCCGCGGTCCTGGTCACCCTCGGCTTCCCGCTCGCGATCAGCATGGCCGCCGCCGAGCAGCAGCGCCTCGTCATCGACCGGATCGACGACACCGCGCGGTTCGCCGCCCTGGCCCAGGCCATCACCGACGCCTCCCCGGACGGCGACGAGCGCCGCCGCACCCTCCAGACCGACCTGGAGGTCTACGCCTCGGTGTACGACATCCGGGTCGGCGTCTTCTTCCAGGACGACCGGGCCCTGGCCAAGGCGCCCCGGGACTGGACCCTGCCCGCCGAGGGGGAGGGACGCACGGCCTTCGACGAGGCGCTGCTCGGCCGCCGCTCGCACGACCCGCCCCAGGTCTGGCCCTGGCGCGACGGGCGGGTCGTCGTCGCCTCGCCCGTGGTGCGCGACGGCGACGTGGTCGCCGTGGTCGTCATCGACTCGCCCACCGGCGAGATGCGGTCCCGCATCCTGCGGACCTGGCTGCTCATCGGCCTCGGCGAGGCACTGGCCCTGCTGGTGGCGGTCGGCGCCGCGGTCCGGCTCACCGGCTGGGTCCTGCTGCCCGTACGGACCCTGGACGCGGCCACCCGCGACATCGCCGGAGGCCGGATGCGCTCCCGTGTCGCGGCCTCCGCCGGGCCGCCGGAACTCCGGCACCTGGCCCGCTCCTTCAACGAGATGGCGGACAACGTCGAGGACGTGCTGGAGCAGCAGCGCGCGTTCGTCGCCGACGCCTCGCACCAGCTGCGCAACCCGCTGGCCGCCCTGCTGCTGCGCATCGAGCTCCTCGCCCTGGAGCTGCCCGAGGGCAACGAGGAGGTCGCGGCCGTGCGCACCGAGGGCAAGCGGCTGGCCCGGGTCCTCGACGACCTCCTGGACCTCGCGCTGGCCGAGCACGCCGAAGCGGACCTCCAGCTGATCGACATCGTCCCGCTCACCGCCGAGCGGGTCGCCTCCTGGCGGCCGATGGCGGAGCGGGAGGACGTGCGGTTCACCCTGCTCGGCGCCCCGGCGGCCACCGCCTGGGCCGACCCCGTGGCGCTCTCCAGCGCCCTGGACGCGGTGATCGACAACGCCCTGAAGTTCACCCCGGCCGGGGAGGACGTCACCGTCACCGTCGTTGCCGACACCCGGACCGCGACCGTCGTGGTCGCCGACCGGGGCCCCGGCCTCAGCGAAGCGGAGCTGGAACGCGTCGGGGACCGCTTCTGGCGCAGCACCCGCCACCAGAACGTCAGCGGATCGGGCCTGGGCCTCTCCATCTCCCGGGTGCTGCTCGCGGCGGGCGGCGGCTCGATCGCGTACGCGCACCACCCGCCGCACGGCCTGCGGGTCACCGTCTCGCTGCCCCGCGAACGGCCGGGCGGCTGA
- a CDS encoding amino acid ABC transporter permease: MSASVLYDAPGPKAVVRNRIYAVVGSLAIVALIAVSIVRLADKGHLAPEMWDIFNYAGIRQNIADAVLATLKAFGLAAVGSLVLGVLLAVGRLSDHKPIRWAATTFIELFRSLPLLITIYAIWVGFLTDYSMWALAAGLSVYNGCVQAEVLRAGINSVPKGQSEAAYALGMSKTQVMTTVLMPQAIRSMLPTIISQLVVTLKDTSLGFIILYPELLQTARLIASNTQVNGQYPYVSTITVIGTIYITMCLLLSALATWIEKRGRRAKTGIKVAPGAQTADIPAAEAVPGPEAGGAQGAGPTGDGAAEAGVTKD; the protein is encoded by the coding sequence ATGAGCGCCAGCGTTCTCTACGACGCCCCGGGCCCCAAGGCCGTCGTCCGCAACCGGATCTACGCCGTCGTCGGCAGCCTCGCCATCGTGGCGCTGATCGCCGTCAGCATCGTGCGGCTGGCCGACAAGGGTCATCTGGCCCCGGAGATGTGGGACATCTTCAACTACGCGGGCATCCGGCAGAACATCGCCGACGCGGTCCTCGCGACCCTCAAGGCGTTCGGCCTCGCCGCGGTCGGCTCGCTGGTCCTCGGCGTGCTCCTGGCGGTGGGCCGGCTCTCCGACCACAAGCCGATCCGCTGGGCGGCGACCACCTTCATCGAGCTGTTCCGCTCGCTGCCGCTGCTGATCACCATCTACGCGATCTGGGTCGGCTTCCTCACCGACTACTCGATGTGGGCGCTGGCGGCGGGCCTCTCGGTCTACAACGGCTGTGTCCAGGCCGAGGTGCTGCGGGCCGGCATCAACTCGGTGCCCAAGGGCCAGAGCGAGGCCGCGTACGCCCTCGGCATGAGCAAGACCCAGGTCATGACGACCGTCCTCATGCCGCAGGCGATCCGGTCGATGCTGCCGACGATCATCAGCCAGCTCGTGGTGACGCTGAAGGACACCTCGCTGGGCTTCATCATCCTGTACCCGGAGCTGCTCCAGACCGCGCGTCTGATCGCCTCCAACACCCAGGTGAACGGCCAGTACCCGTACGTCTCGACGATCACCGTCATCGGCACGATCTACATCACGATGTGCCTGCTCCTCTCGGCGCTGGCGACGTGGATCGAGAAGCGCGGCCGCCGGGCCAAGACCGGCATCAAGGTGGCGCCGGGCGCCCAGACCGCCGACATCCCCGCGGCGGAGGCCGTACCCGGCCCCGAGGCAGGGGGCGCACAGGGCGCGGGCCCGACCGGCGATGGTGCCGCTGAGGCCGGAGTGACGAAGGACTGA
- a CDS encoding response regulator transcription factor translates to MRLLLVEDDDHVAAALSAVLARHGFQVVHARNGEEALRSLLPAEKEPFGVILLDLGLPDQDGYEVCGKIRKRTATPVIMVTARADVRSRIHGLNLGADDYVTKPYDTGELLARIHAVARRASGVEDTAPTPVAALRLGAVAIELPTRRVSVDGDEVQLTRKEFDLLALLAQRPGVVFRREQIISEVWRTSWEGTGRTLEVHVASLRSKLRLPTLIETVRGVGYRLVAPSA, encoded by the coding sequence ATGAGACTGCTGCTCGTCGAGGACGACGACCATGTCGCGGCGGCCCTGTCCGCCGTGCTCGCCCGGCACGGATTCCAGGTCGTGCACGCCCGCAACGGCGAGGAGGCCCTGCGCTCGCTGCTGCCCGCGGAGAAGGAGCCCTTCGGGGTGATCCTCCTCGACCTCGGCCTGCCCGACCAGGACGGCTACGAGGTCTGCGGCAAGATCCGCAAGCGCACCGCCACCCCCGTGATCATGGTGACCGCCCGCGCCGACGTGCGCTCGCGCATCCACGGCCTCAACCTCGGCGCCGACGACTACGTCACCAAGCCGTACGACACCGGCGAGCTGCTCGCCCGTATCCACGCGGTCGCCCGGCGCGCCTCCGGCGTCGAGGACACCGCGCCCACCCCCGTCGCCGCCCTGCGCCTCGGAGCGGTCGCCATCGAGCTGCCGACCCGACGGGTCAGCGTCGACGGCGATGAAGTCCAGCTCACCCGCAAGGAGTTCGACCTGCTGGCCCTCCTCGCCCAGCGCCCCGGCGTCGTCTTCCGCCGTGAGCAGATCATCAGCGAGGTCTGGCGCACCAGCTGGGAGGGGACCGGCCGCACCCTGGAAGTACACGTCGCCTCCCTGCGTTCCAAGCTGCGCCTGCCCACCCTGATCGAGACCGTGCGGGGGGTCGGCTACCGGCTCGTCGCGCCGTCCGCGTAA
- the miaB gene encoding tRNA (N6-isopentenyl adenosine(37)-C2)-methylthiotransferase MiaB has translation MSSGNRSEAVDVQKSYEVRTYGCQMNVHDSERLSGLLEDAGYVRAPEGSDGDADVVVFNTCAVRENADNKLYGNLGRLAPMKTRRPGMQIAVGGCLAQKDRDTIVKRAPWVDVVFGTHNIGKLPVLLERARVQEEAQIEIAESLEAFPSTLPTRRESAYAAWVSISVGCNNTCTFCIVPALRGKEKDRRTGDILAEIEALVAEGVSEITLLGQNVNAYGSDIGDREAFSKLLRACGKIEGLERVRFTSPHPRDFTDDVIAAMAETPNVMPQLHMPMQSGSDRVLKAMRRSYRQERFLGIIEKVRAAMPDAAISTDIIVGFPGETEEDFEQTMHAVREARFANAFTFQYSKRPGTPAADMDGQIPKEVVQERYMRLSALQEQISWDENKKQVGRTLDVMVAEGEGRKDGATRRLSGRAPDNRLVHFTQPEQPVRPGDVVTVEITYAAPHHLLAEGAPLAVRPTRAGDAWEKRTTEAAAKPAGVMLGLPGIGAPDPLPAATAPACGIG, from the coding sequence ATGAGCAGCGGCAACCGGAGCGAAGCAGTGGACGTCCAGAAGAGCTACGAGGTGCGCACCTACGGGTGCCAGATGAACGTCCACGACTCCGAACGGCTGTCGGGTCTCCTGGAGGACGCCGGATACGTCCGCGCCCCCGAAGGCTCCGACGGCGACGCCGACGTCGTCGTCTTCAACACCTGCGCGGTACGGGAGAACGCCGACAACAAGCTGTACGGCAACCTCGGCCGCCTCGCCCCGATGAAGACCCGGCGCCCCGGGATGCAGATCGCCGTCGGCGGCTGTCTCGCGCAGAAGGACCGCGACACCATCGTCAAGCGCGCCCCCTGGGTCGACGTCGTCTTCGGCACGCACAACATCGGCAAGCTGCCGGTCCTTCTGGAGCGCGCCCGCGTCCAGGAGGAGGCACAGATCGAGATCGCCGAGTCGCTGGAGGCCTTCCCCTCCACGCTTCCCACCCGACGCGAGTCCGCCTACGCCGCGTGGGTCTCCATCTCGGTCGGCTGCAACAACACCTGCACCTTCTGCATCGTCCCTGCGCTGCGAGGCAAGGAGAAGGACCGCCGCACCGGCGACATCCTGGCCGAGATCGAGGCCCTGGTGGCCGAGGGCGTCTCCGAGATCACCCTCCTCGGCCAGAACGTCAACGCGTACGGCTCCGACATCGGCGACCGCGAGGCCTTCTCCAAGCTCCTGCGCGCCTGCGGGAAGATCGAGGGCCTGGAGCGCGTCCGCTTCACCTCGCCGCACCCCCGCGACTTCACCGACGACGTCATCGCGGCCATGGCCGAGACGCCCAACGTGATGCCGCAGCTCCACATGCCGATGCAGTCCGGCTCCGACCGCGTCCTCAAGGCGATGCGCCGCTCCTACCGTCAGGAGCGCTTCCTCGGGATCATCGAGAAGGTGCGCGCCGCGATGCCGGACGCCGCCATCTCCACCGACATCATCGTGGGCTTCCCCGGCGAGACCGAGGAGGACTTCGAGCAGACGATGCACGCCGTCCGCGAGGCGCGGTTCGCCAACGCGTTCACCTTCCAGTACTCCAAGCGCCCCGGGACCCCGGCCGCCGACATGGACGGACAGATCCCCAAGGAGGTCGTCCAGGAGCGGTACATGCGCCTGTCCGCCCTCCAGGAGCAGATCTCCTGGGACGAGAACAAGAAGCAGGTCGGCCGCACCCTGGACGTCATGGTCGCCGAGGGCGAGGGCCGCAAGGACGGCGCCACCCGGCGCCTCTCCGGCCGTGCCCCCGACAACCGCCTGGTCCACTTCACCCAGCCCGAGCAGCCCGTGCGTCCGGGCGACGTGGTGACCGTCGAGATCACCTACGCCGCCCCGCACCACCTGCTCGCGGAGGGCGCCCCGCTCGCCGTACGGCCCACCCGCGCGGGCGACGCGTGGGAGAAGCGCACCACCGAGGCCGCCGCGAAGCCCGCCGGAGTGATGCTGGGCCTCCCCGGCATCGGCGCCCCGGACCCGCTCCCGGCCGCCACGGCCCCGGCCTGCGGCATCGGCTGA
- a CDS encoding FAD-dependent monooxygenase, whose amino-acid sequence MDPVIVVGAGPVGLTLSLALAAQGVPSVLLDEGSGTEEPRPARTVVLREDTADLVGRLGCRELDRVGLRWTGWRSMRRKQLVREMPLSGGRPDEGGEPVPGLLPSPLHLPQHELSAALRAAVDKEARIRLVPMSRIDTLEQDRDGITVHTREPGSTWWRGSYLVGCDGARSTVRKLLDIRFPGRTAVERHAVAALRAELPWPGQAVSHRQPPWRTGGPEVSARPLPNGVWRLDWLLPPRGELVTPEAVITQIRDTLAGWCGETPAYDLLDTGVHTLHHRLARRWRKQRAFLAGDAAHLLGALGTQGLDEGIRDAENLAWKLAHVWHHGPAEQLLDSYQAERRAAVAARLRAADQSLPILRGGGGLRALVPGSARGHDTLLADGHLGRGALGAPPSYSHSPLSPPHTEAHTVVGTPPGAPVADVTVTAPDGTTTRLRERLGQGHPLVVLVAPGTGVWDRRHWQTAGVMPRLSDAVAALPGTTELLVTESYPGASAHTVLLVRPDGHLVAAFGGVRPAELFTAARAALGGAPRGGREHTAEEDGEGEGEGEGEGLESAGRESADRESRGEKRPRAGVHAEGTAGHR is encoded by the coding sequence GTGGACCCGGTGATCGTCGTCGGCGCCGGGCCCGTCGGCCTGACGCTGTCGCTGGCCCTCGCCGCCCAGGGCGTCCCCTCGGTGCTCCTCGACGAGGGCTCCGGCACGGAGGAACCCCGGCCCGCCCGCACGGTCGTGCTGCGCGAGGACACCGCCGACCTGGTCGGCCGCCTCGGCTGCCGGGAGCTGGACCGGGTCGGGCTGCGCTGGACGGGCTGGCGTTCGATGCGCCGGAAGCAGTTGGTCCGGGAGATGCCGCTGAGCGGTGGCCGGCCGGACGAGGGCGGCGAGCCGGTCCCCGGGCTCCTCCCCTCGCCGCTGCACCTGCCGCAGCACGAGCTGAGCGCGGCGCTGCGTGCGGCGGTGGACAAGGAAGCACGCATCCGGCTCGTGCCGATGAGCCGGATCGACACGCTGGAGCAGGACCGCGACGGCATCACCGTGCACACCCGGGAGCCGGGATCGACCTGGTGGCGCGGGAGCTACCTGGTCGGCTGCGACGGCGCCCGGTCGACCGTGCGCAAGCTGCTGGACATCCGGTTCCCGGGCCGTACGGCGGTGGAACGGCATGCCGTGGCCGCTCTGCGGGCCGAACTGCCCTGGCCCGGCCAGGCCGTGTCGCACCGGCAGCCACCCTGGCGGACCGGTGGACCGGAGGTCTCCGCCCGGCCTCTGCCGAACGGCGTCTGGCGGCTGGACTGGCTGCTGCCGCCGCGCGGCGAACTGGTCACCCCCGAAGCGGTGATCACCCAGATCCGGGACACGCTGGCCGGCTGGTGCGGCGAGACCCCGGCGTACGACCTGCTGGACACCGGGGTCCACACGCTCCACCACCGGCTCGCCCGGCGTTGGCGCAAGCAGCGCGCGTTCCTGGCCGGAGACGCGGCGCACCTGCTGGGCGCGCTGGGCACGCAGGGTCTCGACGAGGGCATCCGGGACGCCGAGAACCTGGCCTGGAAGCTGGCCCACGTCTGGCACCACGGCCCGGCCGAGCAGCTGCTCGACAGCTACCAGGCGGAGCGGAGGGCCGCGGTGGCCGCCCGGTTGCGCGCCGCCGATCAGTCGCTGCCGATACTGCGCGGCGGAGGCGGCCTGCGGGCCCTGGTCCCGGGCTCCGCACGCGGTCACGACACCCTGCTCGCCGACGGCCATCTGGGCCGCGGAGCACTGGGTGCGCCCCCTTCGTACTCGCACTCCCCGCTTTCACCGCCGCACACGGAGGCGCACACCGTTGTCGGTACGCCCCCCGGTGCGCCGGTCGCCGATGTGACGGTGACCGCGCCGGACGGTACGACGACCCGGCTGCGGGAGCGGCTCGGGCAGGGCCATCCGCTGGTGGTCCTGGTCGCACCGGGAACCGGCGTCTGGGACCGGCGGCACTGGCAGACCGCGGGCGTCATGCCCCGCCTCTCGGACGCCGTGGCGGCGCTCCCCGGTACGACGGAGCTGCTGGTCACCGAAAGCTACCCGGGGGCGTCGGCCCATACCGTCCTGCTGGTGAGGCCGGACGGGCATCTGGTGGCGGCCTTCGGCGGCGTACGGCCGGCCGAGCTGTTCACCGCGGCGCGGGCCGCGCTGGGCGGCGCGCCTCGCGGTGGGCGGGAGCACACGGCGGAGGAGGACGGGGAGGGCGAGGGCGAGGGCGAGGGCGAGGGCCTGGAGAGCGCGGGCCGGGAGAGCGCCGACCGCGAGAGCAGGGGCGAGAAGCGGCCCCGGGCGGGGGTTCACGCCGAGGGGACCGCCGGGCACCGCTGA
- a CDS encoding amino acid ABC transporter permease, which produces MNVLLDNFPAFRDGFIGTVSITAVSSLIALVLGVVVAGFRVSPVPPLRYFGTAWVTLMRNTPLTLLFLIFFFVVPEILFPGMSPFVLGSLALGFYTSSFVCEAVRSGINTVPLGQAEAARSIGMTFAQTLQIVVLPQATRTVIPPLSSIFIALTKNSAIAGAFSNAELFGWQKLMSDKGYDIVPVFIWVAIGYLIITFTISGLFRLLERRMEVAR; this is translated from the coding sequence ATGAACGTACTGCTCGACAATTTCCCAGCGTTCCGCGACGGCTTCATAGGAACTGTGTCGATCACCGCCGTCAGCTCGCTCATCGCCCTGGTTCTCGGTGTCGTCGTCGCCGGATTCCGCGTCTCGCCGGTGCCGCCGCTGCGGTACTTCGGCACCGCGTGGGTCACGCTGATGCGCAACACCCCGCTGACGCTGCTCTTCCTGATCTTCTTCTTCGTCGTACCGGAGATCCTCTTCCCGGGGATGAGCCCGTTCGTCCTCGGCTCCCTGGCCCTCGGTTTCTACACCTCGTCCTTCGTCTGCGAGGCGGTGCGCTCCGGCATCAACACCGTGCCGCTGGGCCAGGCGGAGGCCGCGCGCTCGATCGGCATGACGTTCGCCCAGACCCTGCAGATCGTGGTGCTCCCCCAGGCAACCCGGACCGTGATCCCGCCGCTGAGCAGCATCTTCATCGCGCTGACGAAGAACTCCGCGATCGCCGGCGCCTTCAGCAACGCCGAGCTGTTCGGCTGGCAGAAGCTCATGAGCGACAAGGGCTACGACATCGTCCCCGTCTTCATCTGGGTCGCCATCGGGTACCTGATCATCACCTTTACCATCAGCGGCCTCTTCCGGCTGCTGGAGCGTCGCATGGAGGTCGCCCGATGA
- a CDS encoding glutamate ABC transporter substrate-binding protein, with the protein MKLRKSAAVAAIAVLALTATACGGKEGSAGDKPGGTQPGASGAPELPTYTAAENVALDSPVFKKAKERGKLIIGAKADQPYLGFEDQSTKERSGFDIEIAKMIAADLGFSEKQIEWKTVDSGVRETAISKGQVDYYVGTYTINDERKKQVGFAGPYYKAGADLLVRKDDTSITGKESVKGKKVCSIVGSTPLQEIKKPEYGASVVELAKYSDCVQQLLTKQVDAVTTDDSILKGYAAANKGKLSVVGKPFTDEPYGVGLDKDDKVLREAISTSLEDRVKDGTYKKIYEATLGLSGSDYVDPPAIERY; encoded by the coding sequence ATGAAGCTCCGCAAGTCCGCCGCCGTGGCGGCCATCGCCGTCCTCGCCCTGACCGCGACCGCGTGCGGTGGCAAGGAGGGTTCCGCCGGTGACAAGCCGGGCGGTACCCAGCCGGGCGCCTCCGGCGCCCCCGAGCTGCCCACGTACACCGCGGCCGAGAACGTCGCCCTCGACTCCCCGGTCTTCAAGAAGGCCAAGGAGCGCGGGAAGCTCATCATCGGCGCCAAGGCCGACCAGCCGTACCTCGGCTTCGAGGACCAGTCGACCAAGGAGCGTTCGGGCTTCGACATCGAGATCGCCAAGATGATCGCGGCCGACCTGGGCTTCTCGGAGAAGCAGATCGAGTGGAAGACCGTCGACTCCGGCGTCCGTGAGACGGCCATCTCCAAGGGCCAGGTCGACTACTACGTCGGCACCTACACGATCAACGACGAGCGCAAGAAGCAGGTCGGCTTCGCCGGGCCGTACTACAAGGCCGGCGCGGACCTCCTGGTGCGCAAGGACGACACGTCGATCACCGGCAAGGAGTCGGTGAAGGGCAAGAAGGTCTGCTCGATCGTCGGCTCCACGCCGCTGCAGGAGATCAAGAAGCCGGAGTACGGCGCGAGCGTCGTCGAGCTGGCCAAGTACTCCGACTGCGTGCAGCAGCTGCTGACCAAGCAGGTCGACGCCGTCACGACCGACGACTCGATCCTCAAGGGCTACGCCGCCGCCAACAAGGGCAAGCTCTCGGTCGTCGGCAAGCCGTTCACCGACGAGCCCTACGGCGTCGGCCTGGACAAGGACGACAAGGTGCTCCGCGAGGCCATCAGCACGTCGCTGGAGGACCGCGTGAAGGACGGCACGTACAAGAAGATCTACGAGGCCACCCTCGGCCTGTCCGGCTCGGACTACGTCGACCCGCCGGCCATCGAGCGTTACTGA
- a CDS encoding putative leader peptide — translation MTDTGVRLWRRVHMDLVRYAGSVCRPSC, via the coding sequence ATGACCGACACCGGTGTGCGCCTGTGGCGGAGGGTCCACATGGACCTCGTCCGCTACGCGGGCAGCGTGTGTCGCCCGTCCTGCTGA